From the genome of Denticeps clupeoides chromosome 4, fDenClu1.1, whole genome shotgun sequence, one region includes:
- the LOC114787763 gene encoding oocyte zinc finger protein XlCOF6, with protein MNFLKDVYQDIDPVMLQLPEGSVTSSLYCSAAEGLEAGVSSLVESFLVEVYRCKACQFTSSAKTTISTHVAHRHNLTSLFCLEKEDTSSSDLGLSVGDGNVDLQYGLDAVMHPGSKVGEDHMNDMGLERMPFLLPMYGIQQNVSPRSCDMGLGPTSEDSLQVAQTCEVTTLFEDEPAGDSEEETVFHLQDSSTDLPDPLSCQINLDANDEEMAQSAHLMTLGLCRISSNKILPAPPSSISDRRPNKSTALPEPSFLEATGRQKRPAKGTGKLSCMLCQVALPTRNLLDVHLKCHASGQDFQCPHCGWEAQEWPDMHTHWKGHAKKERARLHKCGVCRRKFQSARSRDVHKKKHKRCQRAQSMLRYSNTECDLHKQQQHHHQGGFKCLHCDFTDKTWKIVHKHILTNCKNIERTQEDVEPEAQSALNLNSQIQGKFRAVPYQECIRGVESRGWCHSKKSSSQKLHTRRGRGHEEREEPLLEEASSFKTTSVGWKEFCCTLCDRKFSSRLTMRRHMGIHQGDKPFECPHCHYRTRLKASLIQHLRVHTGEKPFKCSQCPYASIDRSSLRRHSRTHTQEKPYRCQYCPYSSIQKKSLDLHSRRHHTGEWFPCPLCPYTSPDRQLLLRHTNKHHGPGVAPGSRARAATSLSGRSGEARGRPKKRTGD; from the exons ATGAATTTCCTGAAAGACGTCTACCAGGACATCGATCCAGTGATGCTGCAGCTTCCAGAAGGGAGCGTCACCTCAAGTCTGTATTGCAGCGCAGCGGAGGGCTTGGAGGCTGGAGTGTCCAGCCTGGTGGAGTCCTTTCTGGTTGAAGTGTATCGATGCAAAGCATGCCAGTTCACCAGCAGCGCGAAAACAACCATCAGCACCCACGTAGCTCACAGACATAACCTCACTTCCCTGTTCTGCTTGGAAAAAGAAGATACAAGCAGTTCAGACCTTGGGTTATCCGTAGGGGACGGCAATGTGGACTTGCAATATGGGTTAGATGCCGTGATGCATCCCGGATCCAAAGTTGGCGAGGATCACATGAATGACATGGGACTGGAACGTATGCCGTTCCTGCTGCCCATGTATGGCATACAGCAGAACGTCAGCCCAAGGTCGTGTGACATGGGCCTTGGACCGACTTCAGAGGACAGTCTTCAAGTGGCACAAACCTGTGAG GTTACTACTCTTTTTGAAGACGAGCCTGCTGGAGACAGCGAGGAAGAAACTGTGTTTCACCTGCAAGACTCCAGCACTGACCTCCCTGACCCGCTCTCCTGCCAGATTAATTTGGATGCTAATGATGAGGAGATGGCCCAGTCTGCTCACCTCATGACGCTGGGCTTGTGTCGGATTTCCAGCAACAAGATTCTCCCAGCCCCTCCCTCCAGCATCTCAGACAGAAGGCCGAACAAGAGCACCGCATTACCGGAACCCTCGTTCTTGGAGGCCACTGGGAGGCAAAAACGACCAGCGAAAGGAACTGGCAAGCTGTCCTGCATGCTGTGCCAAGTGGCACTGCCAACGCGGAACTTGTTAGACGTTCATCTTAAGTGCCACGCCAGTGGGCAGGATTTTCAGTGCCCACATTGTGGCTGGGAGGCCCAGGAGTGGCCCGACATGCACACTCACTGGAAGGGCCATGCAAAAAAAGAACGTGCCAGGCTGCACAAATGCGGGGTGTGCCGTAGGAAGTTCCAGAGTGCTCGTTCGCGAGATGTccacaaaaagaaacacaaacgtTGCCAACGGGCTCAGTCAATGTTGCGTTACTCTAATACAGAATGTGACTTacacaagcagcagcagcaccaccaccaaGGAGGGTTCAAGTGCCTACACTGTGACTTCACTG ATAAGACATGGAAGATTGTGCACAAGCACATTCTCACAAACTGTAAAAACATAGAAAGGACGCAGGAAGATGTGGAGCCAGAAGCCCAGAGTGCTTTGAACTT GAACTCCCAAATCCAAGGGAAATTCAGAGCGGTTCCTTACCAGGAATGCATAAGAGGGGTTGAGTCTCGGGGTTGGTGTCACTCAAAGAAGTCGTCGTCGCAGAAGCTGCATACAAGAAGAGGGCGGGGCCATGAGGAGAGGGAGGAGCCTTTGCTAGAGGAAGCCAGTAGCTTCAAGACAACATCGGTGGGGTGGAAAGAATTCTGCTGCACACTCTGTGATAG AAAGTTTTCCAGCAGACTGACAATGCGCCGCCACATGGGCATCCACCAGGGCGATAAGCCATTTGAGTGCCCGCACTGCCATTACCGCACTCGACTCAAAGCTTCTCTCATACAGCACCTCCGTGTACACACAG GAGAGAAACCTTTCAAGTGTTCTCAGTGCCCTTACGCCTCCATAGACAGGAGTTCCTTGCGGAGACACTCACGAACGCACACTCAAGAGAAGCCCTACCGCTGTCAGTACTGTCCTTACAGCAG cattcagaaaaaaagcctGGACCTGCACTCACGCCGCCACCACACCGGCGAGTGGTTTCCCTGCCCGCTGTGCCCTTACACCAGCCCCGACCGCCAGCTGCTGCTCCGGCACACGAACAAGCACCACGGCCCCGGCGTGGCCCCCGGTTCGCGTGCAAGAGCCGCCACGTCGTTGAGCGGCAGGAGCGGCGAGGCGAGGGGG